Within the Fundidesulfovibrio soli genome, the region CAGGCAGTTTCCCGGCTGCCCGGTGTGCATGGAGGCCATCGGCGACAAGGCCCACGAGCGCATGGACCGCACCCCGCTTTACCGCGAACTGGCCGCGCTGGAGATGGAGTACCTGGGCAGCCGGCGCAACCAGGTCCCCAAGGTGGACATGACCCTGGCCGAAATGATCGTGTCCGGGCCGCCGAAGCCTTAGAGCATTCCGGCCTTTCCGTAATTGACCAAACCGGGCCTGAACCATACTCTCGAGCCATGCATCAGCGCACAGACTTCATTGCATTTACGGCCAGACTCTTGTGCCTGGCCCTGGCCCTCTTGCTCCTCGCCGCCTGGCACCCTTCAGAGGGCTTCGCGGCCTCGAAATCAAAGCACAAACAGGCCGAAGCCGCCCATGAGACCAAGAGTGCGTCGCGCACGAAGGCCAAATCCGGCGGCAAGCAGGGCAAGCGCTCCAAGTCTTCACGGAAAGCGTCCGCGGCCCCCGTCCCGCAGGGCTTCCACCTGAACGTCAAGGCCGCCTACCTCATGAACATGAGCAATGGGAAGGTCTACTACACCCAGAACCCAGACGAGCGCATCCCGCCCGCCTCCATCACCAAGGTCCTCACGCTCTACCTGATCCGCGAGGCCCTGGCCCAGGGGCGCATCAAGGAGAGCACCCCCATACCGGTCTCCGCCCTGGCCATCCGCACGGGCGGATCCACCATGTCGCTCTACAAAGGGGAGAAGGTGCCCCTCTCCGAGATCATCCGGGGCATCAGCGTGGTCTCGGCCAACAACGCCTGCGTTGCCGTGGCCGAATACATGGGCAAGGGCGACTCCCGGAAGTTCGTGGCCCAGATGAACGCCACGGCCAGAAACCTGGGCATGGGCCGCAGCGTGTTCAAGAACCCCAACGGCCTTCCGGCCACGGGCCAGTTCTCCACGGCGCGAGACATCGCCTCGCTCTCGGCAGCCTACCTGCGCCGCTTCCCGGAATCCTTGAGCATACACTCCATGACCGCCCACACCTACCACGGCCAGACGCACCACAACGCCAACGCCCTGCTCAGCAGCTACGATGGGGCGGACGGCCTGAAGACGGGCTTCGTCTGCGCCTCCGGCTACAACATCACCGCCACGGCCAAGCGCGGCAACACGCGCCTGATCGCCGTTGTGCTCGGCGCGCGCAACCCCATCGCCCGCCAGGTGGAGACCACCCGCCTGCTGGACTACGGCTTCGAAAAGGCCGCCACCGACACCGCAACCGCGCCCACTCCGGCACCCAAGAAGCAGAAGGGCAAGCACAGGAACTCCTAGGGTCTGCGCCCGCCAGGGCCTCATCCCGGCTATCCCGCCGTTCAACGCGCCCCCCAGGGGGCGCTTTTATTTGCGCCCGGCTGATGGACCTTGCGGCCTGACATCGCCCGGGAGCGCCTGGTCCGGCCCGGCGCACGCCGCACCCTCCCCGCACGTTCCCGCCGTCTTTTGGGGCCGCCTACTCGCGCCAGGGCGCGAATCCCTCCTGTATTTCAGAACTCCAGCGACGACAGCAGCGAACATTACTTTTTCAATACAATTCTCCATCTTGATTGACATCATGGCTTCACGTGCTAAATAGGACTTGATTATTTGGACGTTTCACCAGCCACACGCGCATTTTTCTCGCGCATATTCAATTCAGCACACCTCACTACAATAAAGCTGACTACGAATCAGGAGATTCTCCATGGATAATTTTGACAACAGTTCTGTCACTGTAGACGATTACAGCAGCATAATCTTCACGGCGAGCGGCTTGAAACTCGATGACGAGATGGCCGCAGAGTTGTGGCAGAAAGTGATGGACCACAAGTGGATACTCTCGGAAAAGCTCGGCAGGGATGTCGGCTTCCGGGCCGCCTGCGTGGATCTGCTCGACTCCTTCGAGTTGGATAAGCTGTCCGCATCGGACAACCAGGCGGACCTGCTCGAGGGGCTGGGCGCGCAGTTCATCGGCAAGGAGGCATGGGAGACCATATCCGACACCCAGCCCCCCAAGCAGCTCATCCGCAAGAGGATCGTCCTGCCGCTGCGGGAGCTTGAGCTCTCCCACAAGCACGGCGTCATCCCGCCGAAGACCCTCATCTTCTTCGGCCCTCCCGGCACGGGCAAGACGCATTTCGTGAAGGCCATGGCCGGGACCCTCGCCTGGTGGTACATCGAGATATCCCCCAGCCAGCTCATGGCCGACGGGATGGATAAAATCGGCATGAACCTCCGCAGGCTCATGGAGAAGGTCAGGAAGCTGGACGAGGCCGTGATCTTCATCGACGAATTCGAGGAGATCGCCGCCAGCCGTGACGACGCCAGCCGGGTCGACCGCTCCATCACCAACGAGCTCCTCAAGCAGGTGCCCCTGCTCAAGCAGCAGGGCAAGAGGATCCTGCTGGTGTGCGCCACCAACTACATCAGGCAGCTGGACCAGGCGCTGCTGCGCCCGGGCCGCTTCGACTGCATCATCCCCGTGGGGACCCTGGACGACGAGGGCAGGAGAACCATCCTGCAGCATTACAACAGCCGCATCCACGCCAAGGAAATCAACATGGACCTGATCGTCGGCATGACCCAGAATTTCACTCCGGCCGACATCGAGCTGCTCTACCAGATCATCGCCCAGCGGGCCTTCGAGCAGGAGTACGAGTCCCGCAAGGACAACGCGGTCACCACCGAGCTCATCGTGAGCGAAATCACCAGGTTCCGGCCGTCGCTCACCCACGAGGCCATCGAAGAGTTCAAGCAGGATGTGATCAAGTACTCGCGGGTCTGATCCGCCCCGACCGCCGGAGGGATCGAATCCCCGTCCCGGTTCCCGCCGGTTGACGCTCAGGCCAGACTTCCCTCGCGGGCCAGCCCGGCCAAAGTGCGCGCCCCCATTTCGGGGGCGCTTCTTTTTCCGGATTCCAGGTGATGGCGCTTCGAGACGCCTGTCCCTCGTGACGCTCTTCCGCCCATACTCAGGCCCGCGTTGGCGCGGACATTCCTGCACGGCTCCGCGCCAGGCTGCGTGAGGAAATCACGGCGCTTCGTTCGCGTCACTAAAGCCTCTTCCCTGTTGCCTGTCCCTCCCTCAGGCAGCCGGCTCGGAGCTCGGCCCGGCGAAGCTGCGCCCCGTTCCGCTCTGCGGAACGCTAACCATTCACGAATACGGTGGAAATTTTTTCGCGACATCTCCGCGCGCAACTCTTCGCAATGGCGAATAATCCTGTGAGCGGAACGGAAAAACCGTTTAACGGTGTGTTTTGTTCGTTGACATTACCATCTCCTCCGGTCATCAATCACCTCGTTCGGTTCGACAAACATGTCATTTTCCCCGGCCGGGGCATCCCCGCCGAAGCGTGTCGGGCAACTTTCAGGCAGGAACCCACAACAAGGACTCACTCCCATGATCATCGGCATCCCCAAGGAAATCAAACCGCAGGAAAACCGCGTGGCCATGACGCCTGGCGGAGTTGCCTCCCTGGTGCGCGCCGGGCACACCGTGCTGGTCGAGGAAGGCGCCGGCATCGGCAGCGGCCTGACCAACGAGGAATACGTCAAGGCCGGGGCCAGCCTGGTCTCCGCCGAGAAGGCCTGGGGCGCCCAGATGGTCGTCAAGGTCAAGGAGCCCATCCCCAGCGAGTACGGCTTCCTGCGCTCCGACCTGCTGCTGTTCACCTACCTGCACCTGGCCGCCGCCGAGGGCCTGACCCGCGCCCTGCTCGACTCCAAGTGCACCGGCATCGCCTACGAAACCGTGCAACTGCCCGACGGCAGCCTGCCCCTGCTGACCCCCATGTCCGAGGTGGCGGGCCGCATGGCCCCCCAGGTCGGCGCCCACTGCCTTGAGAAGTACCAGGGCGGCCGCGGCATCCTGCTGGGCGGCGTGCCCGGCGTGGCCCCCGGCAACGTCGTGGTGCTGGGCGGCGGCGTGGTCGGCACCAACGCCGCCAAGATCGCCCTGGGCTTCGGCGCCAAGGTGACCATGATGGACGTGTCCCACAAGCGCCTGCAGTACCTGGACGACGTGTTCGGCGGCCGCCTGACCACCATCACCTCCACCGAGCCCAACATCTGGGAAGCCGTGGCCCAGGCCGACCTGGTGGTGGGCGCGGTGCTCATCGTGGGCGCCAAGGCCCCGCACCTGGTCACCCGCGAGATGCTCAAGGTGATGAAGGAAGGCTCCGTGATCGTGGACGTCTCCGTTGACCAGGGCGGCTGCGTGGAGACCATCAAGGCCACCACCCACTCCGACCCCACCTACGTCGTCGACGGCGTGGTGCACTACGGCGTGGCCAACATGCCCGGCGCCGTGCCCCGCACCTCCACCTTCGCCCTGACCAACCAGACCCTGCCCTACGCCATGAAGCTGGCCAACAAGGGCCTGGACGCCCTGCGCGAAGATTCCAGCCTGCTGCCCGGCCTGAACACCCACAAGGGCCTGCTGACCTACAAGGCCGTGGGCGAAGCCTTCGACATCGCCTCCGTGCCCCCTTCGGAAGCCCTGTAGGCCTTCCGGCGACACCGACGACCAAAGCCCGGGGCCCAAGCCCCGGGCTTTTTTGCTGCCGAACCGGATTTGCCATTGGATGGGCGAGAGCCAGCCTCTGAGCCGTCTCTATTCTTTTCTCGGACCTCAACTGAAAACACTTGCGCCCGCCGGAGGTTTGGCTACCTTGCGCGCCATGGCCGACACCGACAACACAGCATCGCAGCCCAGGCGCAGCAAGCGCGAGCTGGGCATGTTCCTGGCCTTCAAGCCGGGACAGTCCGTTATGGTGCAGATCCCCACGGATCCCCAGCGCTATTGGGGCCGTATCATCGGAACGGACCCCTACGACTGTTTCATCCTCAAGCTGCCCATGGTGCCCGGCATCCTGCGCATGGCCACCGCCGGGGCCGTGCTCACCCTGCGCATGGAGTCGGAGGGGGAGCTCTACGGCTTCAGCTGCGAGGTCATCTCGGCCATCTTCAAGCCCTCCCCTTTGCTGGTGCTCTCCTACCCCACCTCCACGGAACGGCTTCAGCTGCGCAGCCACAAACGCGTGCGCTGCCTGATCCCGGGCGTCCTGGCCAACGACTACTTCAATTCCCAAGCCTTCATGGTGGATGTGAGCCGCGGAGGCTGCAGGCTGCTGCTGGACATGTTCCAGAAACAGAGGATCGTGAACCTCATGTCAGGCGACAAGGCTGACCTGAACGTTTCGCTGGATTCGCTCACCCCCCTTCGCCTGAGCACCGAGGTGGTCAACATCCAGGACCAGGGCCAGGGCCGCTTCGTGAGCGCCCGCTTCAACGACGAGGACGCGGACACCCAGAGCGCCCTGGCCGAGTTCATGACCCGCCTGGAGGCAATCGAGACCCTGTTGGACGGCAACAGCAAGAACTGAAGCCCCAGAACCGCCGCCATTGAGACGGAGGCACTCGGCACCCTTATTGGATCACGCAATGATATCGCACCTGGCAATTGGATCGTACGTCTTTTGTCTGCTGCTCGTCATTTTCCAGTATGGCAAGCCTCCCGCGCAGACCATTCCGTATCTGGTCACGGCGAAGTTCCTGCAGGGCACCGGATCGCTGCTGCTTGGCGAATTGGGCCCCGGCCCCGATTACGTCACCGTGATGGCAGCCAACAGCCTCCTGCTCGTGGGCTGCGCCTACGAGGCCTGGGCCGTGCTGCACATCGTCGGCTACGAGGCTCCCCGCCGCTTGCGCCTGCCCGTCATGGCGGGCATTTTCGCCGCCTGCGCCGCCACCTGGTTCCTGACGCCGCCAGTCAGGACCGCCTCCGTGTTCCTGCTGCACGCCGTCCTGTACGCCATTCCAGCGGCCGCCCTGCTTCGTCCTGGGCGAGCCGGCTCCGGGCTGCGCCGCACACTGGGCGCGGGATTCGCCCTGCTGGCGGCCCTTTTCCTCCGGCTGACGGCGCTTGCCGCCATGCCTGACGAACAAGGCAATCCCACTTTTCAAACCTTCATGGGCATGTTTGTGGAACCCGCGGTCTACTGCATGATGCTGGCCAGCGGGTTCAGCCTGGTGCTGCTCTCTCGCGAGAGGGGCGACCGCGAGCTCATGCTCGCCCAGCTGCGCCTTCAGGAATCCAACCTCAAACTCGCGGCCTTGAACAAGACCGACTGGCTCACAGGCATCGCCAACAGGGGCTACTTCGAGGAGACCCTGGTCAAGGAATATGCGCGCCATATCCGCTCCGGGGCGCCTCTCTCCCTGCTCATCCTGGACATCGACCACTTCAAGGAATTCAACGACCGATACGGCCATCCCAAGGGGGACGAGTGTCTGCGCCGCATCGGCGAGGTCCTCACGGCCTGCGCCTCCCGCGCGGGGGACCTCGCCGCGCGCTACGGCGGGGAGGAGTTCGCCTGCATCCTGCCGGCCACAGGAGCGCAGGGAGCCCGCGCCATCGCCGAGGAGATCCTGCAGGCCATCAGGGACCTGGCCATCCCCCACGGCATGTCCCTCAGCGCCGACCGCGTCACCGCCAGCATCGGGCTGGCCACCGCCGTCTGCACGAAGGACGGCTCCCCGCGCGAACTCGTGGCCCTGGCCGACAGCCAGCTCTACAAGGCCAAGTCAAGCGGCAGGGACCACGTTGAGTCAGCCGAGGCCGGCACGGCCTGATCCGTCCTGCCGGAGGCGTCCCTCCGGCCCCGTCCCCCCCTTCGTGACCGTTTGGTGTCAGATCGTAAGCAAGCCCGTGGAAGGTTGTTCTTTCTTCCATCTATGCCTAGCACCCCGGACTATGAGGAAACCAGATTCAGACAGGCACACCGCTGCCAAGTCCACCCGTGCGCTTCCGGCCTTCTGCGGCCTGGGCCTCGGCGTGGATGCGGCGCTGTTCCGTGCCGCCCGCATCGCTCTCGCGCCCTCCCGGGCGCGGCGGGCAACGGACAAGCCGCCTGCGGTCTGTGATCCCGTGCGTCCCTGGGGAATCGAGCTTCAGCTGACCCTCAACCGTCAGACCCGTGCAGGCTGATGCAACCTCTTGGCAGGAGGGAGAGTATGTCTCTTGAAAGGCGAGAATTTCTCAAACTGAGCGCCGCCACCGTGGCCTTCACCGCCTTCGGCGGTCTGGGCCTGGACCTGACCACGGTCCAGGCGGCGGCCGATCTGTCCAAGCTCAAGGGCAGCAAGCAGACCACCTCGGTGTGCTGCTACTGCTCCGTGGGCTGCGGCCTGATCGTTGCCACCGGTTTGGAAGGCAAAGGCCGCTCCGTGAACGTGGAAGGCGATCCGGACCATCCCATCAACGAAGGTTCCCTGTGTCCCAAGGGCGCCTCCATCTGGCAGCTCACCGAGAACGACAAGCGCATCACCAAGGTGCTCTACCGCGCCCCCAACTCGGACAAGTGGCAGGTGAAGAGCTACGACTGGGCTCTGAGCGAGATCGCCAAGCGCGTGAAGAAGGTGCGCGATGCGTCCTTCATCGCCAAGGATGCCAAAGGGCAGACCGTCAACCGCCTGGAAGCCATCGCCTCCGTAGGCTCGGCCGCCATGGACAACGAGGAGTGCTGGATCTACCAGCAGATGCTCCGTGCCTTGGGCCTTACATACATCGAACATCAGGCCCGTATCTGACACAGCGCAACTGTAGCGGCTCTGGCAGAGTCGTTCGGACGCGGTGCGATGACCAACCACTGGATCGACCTCAAGAACAGTGATTGTATTTTTGTAATCGGCTCCAATCCTGCCGAAAACCACCCCATTTCCTTCAAGTGGATCATGCGGGCCAAGGACGCGGGCGGCAAGCTCATCTGCGTCGACCCCCGCTTCACCAAGACGGCCAGCAAGGCGGACTTCTACGCCCCGATCCGTTCCGGGTCGGACATCGCCTTCTTCGGCGGCCTCATCAGCTACATCCTGGCCAACGACCTCATGTTCAAGGACTATGTGGTCAACTACACCAACGCCTCCTTCATCGTAGGCGACGCCTACGACTTCAAGGACGGCATGTTCTCGGGCTACAACGCCGAGAAGAAGGCCTACGACAAGTCCAAGTGGGCCTTCGCCAAGGACGAGGCGGGGATCGTCAAGAAGGACCCCTCGCTGCAGAACCCCCGCTGCGTCTTCCAGCTGATGAAGAAGCACTACGAGCGCTACACGCTCAAGACCGTCTCCGACATCACCGGCTGCCCCCTGGACAAGCTGGAGCAGTGCTACAAGCTCTACGGCGAGACCGGCAAGCCCGAGAAGACCGGCACCATGCTCTACGCCATGGGCCAGACCCAGCACACCGTGGGCGTGCAGAACATCCGGGCCATGTCCATGGTCCAGCTGCTGCTTGGCAACATCGGCGTGGCGGGCGGCGGCATCAACGCCCTGCGCGGCGAAGCCAACGTCCAGGGCTCCACGGACCAGGGCCTGCTCTTCCACATCCTGCCCGGCTACGTGCCCACGCCCGCGGCCTCCATGCAGGAGCTCAAGACCTACAACGAGAAGAACACCCCCGTCAGCAAGGACCCCAAGTCCATCAACTGGTGGGGCAACAGGCCCAAGTACCTGGCCAGCTACCTCAAGGCGATCTACCCCAAGCAGAAGCCTGAGGATGCCTACAAGTGGCTGCCCAAGCTCGAGGACGGCAAGGACTACTCCTGGCTGACCCTGTTCGACGAGATGTACAAAGGCGCCTTCAAGGGCTTCTTCGCCTGGGGCCAGAACCCCGCCGCCTCCACCGCCAACTGCGGCAAGGTGCGAGAGGCCATGACCAAGCTGGACTGGATGGTCACGGTGAACATGTTCGACACCGAGACCGCCTCCTTCTGGAAGGGCCCGGGCATGAACCCCAAGAAGATCAAGACCGAGGTCTTCTTCCTGCCCTGCTGCGTCTCCATCGAGAAGGAAGGCTCCATCTCCAACTCCGGCCGCTGGATGCAGTGGCGCTACCCCGGCCCCGCTCCGCTGGGCGGCACCAAGCCCGACGGCGACCTGATCTACGAACTCTTCGAGAAGATCAGGGGCCTCTACGCCAAGGACAAGAAGGCCGTCTTCCCCGATCCCATCACCAACCTGAACTGGGACGTCGC harbors:
- the ald gene encoding alanine dehydrogenase, giving the protein MIIGIPKEIKPQENRVAMTPGGVASLVRAGHTVLVEEGAGIGSGLTNEEYVKAGASLVSAEKAWGAQMVVKVKEPIPSEYGFLRSDLLLFTYLHLAAAEGLTRALLDSKCTGIAYETVQLPDGSLPLLTPMSEVAGRMAPQVGAHCLEKYQGGRGILLGGVPGVAPGNVVVLGGGVVGTNAAKIALGFGAKVTMMDVSHKRLQYLDDVFGGRLTTITSTEPNIWEAVAQADLVVGAVLIVGAKAPHLVTREMLKVMKEGSVIVDVSVDQGGCVETIKATTHSDPTYVVDGVVHYGVANMPGAVPRTSTFALTNQTLPYAMKLANKGLDALREDSSLLPGLNTHKGLLTYKAVGEAFDIASVPPSEAL
- a CDS encoding flagellar brake protein, with the translated sequence MATLRAMADTDNTASQPRRSKRELGMFLAFKPGQSVMVQIPTDPQRYWGRIIGTDPYDCFILKLPMVPGILRMATAGAVLTLRMESEGELYGFSCEVISAIFKPSPLLVLSYPTSTERLQLRSHKRVRCLIPGVLANDYFNSQAFMVDVSRGGCRLLLDMFQKQRIVNLMSGDKADLNVSLDSLTPLRLSTEVVNIQDQGQGRFVSARFNDEDADTQSALAEFMTRLEAIETLLDGNSKN
- a CDS encoding GGDEF domain-containing protein, translated to MISHLAIGSYVFCLLLVIFQYGKPPAQTIPYLVTAKFLQGTGSLLLGELGPGPDYVTVMAANSLLLVGCAYEAWAVLHIVGYEAPRRLRLPVMAGIFAACAATWFLTPPVRTASVFLLHAVLYAIPAAALLRPGRAGSGLRRTLGAGFALLAALFLRLTALAAMPDEQGNPTFQTFMGMFVEPAVYCMMLASGFSLVLLSRERGDRELMLAQLRLQESNLKLAALNKTDWLTGIANRGYFEETLVKEYARHIRSGAPLSLLILDIDHFKEFNDRYGHPKGDECLRRIGEVLTACASRAGDLAARYGGEEFACILPATGAQGARAIAEEILQAIRDLAIPHGMSLSADRVTASIGLATAVCTKDGSPRELVALADSQLYKAKSSGRDHVESAEAGTA
- the fdnG gene encoding formate dehydrogenase-N subunit alpha; translated protein: MSLERREFLKLSAATVAFTAFGGLGLDLTTVQAAADLSKLKGSKQTTSVCCYCSVGCGLIVATGLEGKGRSVNVEGDPDHPINEGSLCPKGASIWQLTENDKRITKVLYRAPNSDKWQVKSYDWALSEIAKRVKKVRDASFIAKDAKGQTVNRLEAIASVGSAAMDNEECWIYQQMLRALGLTYIEHQARIUHSATVAALAESFGRGAMTNHWIDLKNSDCIFVIGSNPAENHPISFKWIMRAKDAGGKLICVDPRFTKTASKADFYAPIRSGSDIAFFGGLISYILANDLMFKDYVVNYTNASFIVGDAYDFKDGMFSGYNAEKKAYDKSKWAFAKDEAGIVKKDPSLQNPRCVFQLMKKHYERYTLKTVSDITGCPLDKLEQCYKLYGETGKPEKTGTMLYAMGQTQHTVGVQNIRAMSMVQLLLGNIGVAGGGINALRGEANVQGSTDQGLLFHILPGYVPTPAASMQELKTYNEKNTPVSKDPKSINWWGNRPKYLASYLKAIYPKQKPEDAYKWLPKLEDGKDYSWLTLFDEMYKGAFKGFFAWGQNPAASTANCGKVREAMTKLDWMVTVNMFDTETASFWKGPGMNPKKIKTEVFFLPCCVSIEKEGSISNSGRWMQWRYPGPAPLGGTKPDGDLIYELFEKIRGLYAKDKKAVFPDPITNLNWDVATNHVFDPHKVAKLINGYFLSEKTIGDKTYKAGDPVPSFALLQDDGSTCSGNWIYAGSYTDKNMAARRDKTQTPMQEKIGLYPGWTWCWPVNRRIIYNRASVDPQGKPYQPTKPVIEWKDGKWVGDVPDGPWPPMADEKGKYAFIMTTEGHAQLYGPGRNDGPFPEHYEPMECPIAEHPFSKVRTNPTALTFKGDKDVHASCDPRFPFICSTYRVTEHWQTGVMTRWTPWLLEAEPQMFVEMSPELATLRGIKGGDKCTVESARGSLWAIAIVTERMRPMQVMGQTVHMVGIPWHFGWVYPKDGGDSANLLTPSVGDPNTGIPETKAFMVNVKKA
- a CDS encoding AAA family ATPase; the encoded protein is MDNFDNSSVTVDDYSSIIFTASGLKLDDEMAAELWQKVMDHKWILSEKLGRDVGFRAACVDLLDSFELDKLSASDNQADLLEGLGAQFIGKEAWETISDTQPPKQLIRKRIVLPLRELELSHKHGVIPPKTLIFFGPPGTGKTHFVKAMAGTLAWWYIEISPSQLMADGMDKIGMNLRRLMEKVRKLDEAVIFIDEFEEIAASRDDASRVDRSITNELLKQVPLLKQQGKRILLVCATNYIRQLDQALLRPGRFDCIIPVGTLDDEGRRTILQHYNSRIHAKEINMDLIVGMTQNFTPADIELLYQIIAQRAFEQEYESRKDNAVTTELIVSEITRFRPSLTHEAIEEFKQDVIKYSRV
- a CDS encoding D-alanyl-D-alanine carboxypeptidase family protein, which translates into the protein MHQRTDFIAFTARLLCLALALLLLAAWHPSEGFAASKSKHKQAEAAHETKSASRTKAKSGGKQGKRSKSSRKASAAPVPQGFHLNVKAAYLMNMSNGKVYYTQNPDERIPPASITKVLTLYLIREALAQGRIKESTPIPVSALAIRTGGSTMSLYKGEKVPLSEIIRGISVVSANNACVAVAEYMGKGDSRKFVAQMNATARNLGMGRSVFKNPNGLPATGQFSTARDIASLSAAYLRRFPESLSIHSMTAHTYHGQTHHNANALLSSYDGADGLKTGFVCASGYNITATAKRGNTRLIAVVLGARNPIARQVETTRLLDYGFEKAATDTATAPTPAPKKQKGKHRNS